A genomic stretch from Pseudomonadota bacterium includes:
- a CDS encoding cytochrome c: MKAASAPPCTTAADRVVLGRALGPRLRLGKELATACFLAPIIAVAGCRGWTADQAPLVPIRNMHDQQRYDAQQASEFFGDGRTMRPEVAHTVPREAEPNEAVRTGLSARDGGYALAIPDVVVERAGGLEDLMRRGGDRFNIYCGPCHDGSGSGKGTVVQRNAGMPPPPTFHNDRIRHMPDGQLFSTITNGIRNMPAYGTQIPVDDRWAIVSYVRVLQVSQAAR; the protein is encoded by the coding sequence ATGAAAGCCGCGAGCGCGCCGCCCTGCACGACCGCAGCCGATCGAGTTGTTCTGGGACGGGCCCTTGGACCTCGGCTTCGCCTCGGAAAAGAGCTCGCAACGGCCTGCTTCTTGGCCCCGATCATAGCCGTGGCGGGCTGCAGGGGCTGGACCGCGGATCAGGCGCCCTTGGTCCCGATCCGCAACATGCATGATCAACAACGCTACGACGCGCAGCAGGCCAGCGAGTTCTTCGGCGACGGTCGCACCATGAGACCGGAGGTCGCTCACACGGTGCCACGCGAAGCGGAGCCAAACGAAGCCGTACGCACGGGGCTTTCGGCTCGCGACGGCGGCTACGCCCTCGCGATACCGGATGTCGTGGTGGAGCGGGCAGGGGGCCTGGAAGACCTGATGCGCCGGGGAGGCGATCGCTTCAACATCTACTGCGGGCCGTGTCACGATGGCTCGGGCAGCGGAAAGGGAACGGTCGTGCAGCGCAACGCAGGCATGCCTCCCCCGCCTACGTTTCACAATGATCGCATCCGCCACATGCCGGACGGTCAGCTCTTCAGCACCATCACCAACGGGATCCGAAACATGCCCGCCTATGGAACACAGATTCCGGTCGACGACCGATGGGCCATCGTCTCCTATGTCCGGGTCCTGCAGGTCAGCCAGGCGGCCAGGTAA